GTGCAATATCGAATTTCAGCAAGTTGGCCTTCGCAGATTAAGCGGAGTAGCTGCAGAACATTCTGacactgcaagtccaggagagtgTCCCTCATCACGTAAAAATGGCTGAAAAGAGGGACAGTCTCCAAGAATCTTGAGACAAGGGGAACTTGTTCAGCTGTTTCTGTATTTCCCAGTCAATCGAATAAACAATGACTAAGCATGTATGGCCACCTCTTCACCAGGAATGGAAAACTGGTCAGCCCCATTCCTGAGAGGTTTGGAGGCTGGATTGATGAAACCCCCACTGATTAGGCATTAATGACATATCCTTTAAATATGTAGGAAACACCTATGATAGGAAAGTCACTTAAACGACCCCTTGAGAAACAAAGGGCTTACGTGTCCTCAACCTGTCTTTAACTTTTAGATTTCTCATGCTTTAGACAAAAACTCCAACTTATAAACCTACAAAGACCAATACTGTAATAAACTACATGAGAGTTTTCCTGTTTACTGTTCTGAGGTTAACACCTTCATCGGACCCTCATATACATCAGAAACAGGATGTTGTGTTATCGTCCAGTGTTTTCATAGTTCCAGCCACAGGTAGGTAGAAATGTATGAAACTTACAGACTGACACAAAAATTATTTTACTATCTTAACTTCTTAATGATCTAGCCAAGTTTTACATTTCGTATCAAAAAATAAGAGTGaatctggatcgcacatcctcatactgtGCTATGATCTAATACCTGAGCGGCGGCCATTGTTGTTttggcgctgtgctggtgggttggtggggcccagtgccagggtggcttttCCAGGCAGCGGGGGCTCTGTTTTGCTGCTGGGTCCTGCCGCCTGGTGGTGCGGTGCTGCAGCGCCGGTGGTCTCCGCGCAGCGCTGTACCATATTTAGAGCAGGTTCCCACTCaaggaggcaaccttgtcgtgatgagtgggcctatgcttaattagtgttgatcgcaaatattctaatcgcaatttttattgcgaatattggcacttcgagaattcgcaaatatctagaatatagagctataccttcataatcgcgaatattctagatttttttttcagcagtacccatgatccctcactgcttcatgcttgtgggctaatgagaaggctgcaatattttcactttaggagtagtgttgatcgcgaattttcgtaTCCTGAATTTTTATTGctgattttccgattgccgatttttgcaatcaagaaaataatgactggagattctGAatcctcgaattcgcgaatatatgacgaatattctcccaaatatttgcgaaatatcgcttattcgaatattgcccctgctgctcatcactgatGTTAATTTTGCTGAGATGGACACTCTTATTTTTTGATAAGTTTTACATttccttttcatttttttctccactatttCCAAgactttttaaatatatattatataataatataatatgttCCTGGAACATCCCTGACCTCCAATAGTGGCAGCTGCAACCTATGCGCTCACCTCACCCAGCGGCGCAGACTTAGTTTCCGACCTCTCTTCCTCTGCCCTTAGAGCACACTCTCCCTGCAGCCAGTTCACGTGCACCCTCATtttcaccagccaatggctggcaacTGTGGGGTACTTAAAGAATCTTCACTTGTAGAAGGGTGCCTGAACAATAGGTTTCTTAGTTTGCTAGTTCCATCAAAGGTGTATTATTTctgttgtctgcctgtgtactgacttctgcctgtttactgGACTCTGACCCTCTGTTGACTGACCCAACCTATCCCTGACCTCCGTATCGACTCTCGCTGTCTGCCCAGACCTTGAATTGTTTACCATTAAGCATGTTGTAATTTATGGGGTCCATAAATTTTTTGGGCAGTCCTGTATATCAGTAGCAGGACTGAAGCTTTGGGATGTGATCAAGTGTAAAATGGACGGGGTCATTAATAGAGATGACTGAACCAACTGTATAATTTAAATATTCTACCTACATTTTTCAAGAAGTTCAAAAAGAGAGATTTTTCCAGGCACTTTTTGACATccctaccaatctgatatttGTGTTCTAtatggaggataggtcatcaagactTAGCtcttggaaaaccactttaaccaGCATGACTGGAGTGAGATCATTATGACTTTCCCTATGGTGCCCTCTGTCCTCTGTGCACCATACACTCATGTCGTCAACAATGGTGATTAGTGGAAAGAGTAGAATACTAGAATATTGGCCAGATTGGAAGCACTGTCCAAGATTAATTCAATATATGAAATGCCTGGACTTTGTGGCTCTCGGTTGAAGCACAATGAAGCACACCTCAAatgttcattaaaaaaaaaggatcctaatGGTCAAATTACAAAATCAATTCTTTATTAAGAAAATAACAAAATTGATTCACATCCTGATAATCCATTAACTTTCATATATAATAATAGCTGTAAGTAATTTGTGCATTTTCTGTCATTTTTACAATGTCTTTGGATTGTAATctacaatcttttttttaatctAGAAACCCGGTTTATATTCAGTTCTGTATAGGCAATTTCATTCTgggataaaaaggaaaaaatgattAATCATCAACCATTATAGTTTCTATTAATAGAATACAGTATATGcagtcaggtacataaatattgggacatcaattcaattctaacatttttggctctatacaccaccacaatggatttgaaatgtaactaacaagatgtgctttaactgcagactgtcagctttaatttgagggtatttacatccaaatcaggtgaacggtgcaggaattacaacagtttgcatatgtgcctcccacttgttaagggaccaaaagtaatgggacagaataataatcataaatcaaactttaactttttaatacttggttgcaaatcctttgcagtcaatttcagcctgaagtctggaacgcatagacatcaccagacgctgggtttcatccctggtgatgctctgccaggcctctactgcaactgtcttcagttcctgcttgttcttggggcattttcccttcagttttgtcttcagcaagtgaaatgcatgctcaatcggattcaggtcaggtgattgactcggccattgcataacattccacttctttcccttaaaaaactctttggttgcttttgcagtatgctttgggtcattgtccatctgcactgtgaagcgccgtccaatgagtttttaagcatttggctgaatatgagcagataatgttgcccgaaacacttcagaattcatcctgctgcttttgtcagcagtcatatcatcaataaatacaagagaactggTTCCATTGGCAGCGATACATGccccaccatgacactaccaccaccatgcttcactgatgaggtggtatgcttaggatcatgagcagttcctttccttctccatactcttctcttcccatcactctggtacaagttgttccagaactgtgaaggcttttttagatgtcgtttggtaaactctaatctggccttcctgtttttgaggtttactaatggtttacatcttgtggtgaaccctctgtatccactctggtgaagtcttctcttgattgttgactttgacacacatacacctacctcctggagagtgttcttgatctggccaactgttgtgaagggtgttttcttcaccagggaaagaattcttcggtcatccaccacagttcttttccgtggtctttcggATCACCTgattaaataccctcaaattaaagctgacagtctgcaggtaaagcacatcttgttggtttcatttcaaatccattgtggtggtgtatagagacaaaaatgttagaattgtgtcgatgtcccaatattttggacctgactgtacatggctTTAGTGCACCTTACTGACTCTGGGCTTAAATAAATGTATATTATGTCCAAATAGCACATCTAGGTTTCAACTTTCCAAAACATTAGCCATAAAATGTATTTAAATCCAGAGCAAAGTCATCATAGGAAGAATATGCAACAAAGTTGTCcattgtgaaataaaaaaaaaatgggcagcCATATGTGGTACACAAAGATCAAAAATGATCAATGAGTAAATGCGGCCTTTTGTGAAGGCAATTGGGTTCAAACTTTTGTTCTTCTATATTCATGATCTACTGTATTCACCTCAATCATATTATTCTTGCACTTTAATACTTACGTTTTAGTATCTGACATACAATAAGTAATAGATATACACTGACAGATTTAGAAAAGGCTACAAAATATATAGAATTTGTGGACACATTAGAGGGAAACTGTTGCATAACCAgaactgattcaacatatttcaaTTGTTTGTGTGTTACCGTTGAGAGTCCTAGTGAGAAGAATTGTCAAGGTCAACAGCAGTAAAATCCCAATAATCACCAATGTTCTGAGGAAGCTTTGACATTTTGATGGAGAATATCCATAGAGGTCACCTGTAAAATGGTCAGACACAGGATGTCAAAAATAAACCCTGATTTTTATGTCTCATAACCTATGTTGGTTCTGAACCTCTTTCCCAAACCACCTTATCACTGTGCTCATAAGACTTGAGCCAAGAGCATCTAATGTCAAACAAGGCTATGATTTCAACTATTTTCTCTAAGGAGCTCACCTAAGAGATGACCTCAACACTTTGTTATGAAGAAAATATGAAAATCAGAAAACTCAATTATGAAAGAAAAACATTAGTCTTCTCTATACATAAAATATTCTGGAATGTTGATTGATCTCAAACACATAGACTATTTAATATCATGTAGAAGAGAACCAAGAATAAAATGTTCTCTCATGAGGCTTAAAAATGATCTCCTCAAGGACAGTAGAGAGGTCAATTGATGTCCATTATGTCCTGTGCACACCAAGAAATAATGCAGCTCAACAAATGTTTCCATGCCACTTCACTTCTAGTATACATAGTTACCTTTTCCTAAGACACTGGTAGGAGGTGAGTTTATCCAATGGACACTGGTAGGAGATGAGTTTATCCAAACTTCACAAGTCACCTTCTCCTTATGGTTTGAGTTGTCCTTGGGAAGTGAGATAAAGTTTACTACAGTCCATGTACCATCTGGTTCTTCTCTAGAGATGATCTGACCCTTGTGATATGTTCCTGAGATGTTCCAGTACAGATGGACTGTATTATGAGCTGCAAGTACTACACAAGCCAGATACAAAGAGCTGTGAGGATGCTGAGGCTGGAGATGACCAAGGATATGAATGTAGCTTCTGGAGGTGGACTTTTCTGCAAACATGAAATGGAGAAAGCATTTAGCAAATACATATTTGTAGTTTTATAGAGCTAGAGATCAAGCTCTTTAAATATGGCAGTAGCAAAATAGTCAATAATTGCAACATGACGGATCAGATTTTGTTGCATTATTTTTAGAGACTGTCTGGAATAGTTTTTATGTCAGATAATTTATATGAGGGTGAAATAAAGAGGTTGTcctatcttggacattgggggcatatcacctCTGGGTTCTGCAGATATCCTTAGAACGGATCCTGCAAAGTAAGGGAGGTTCCACTGTgcatgtgcggccaccctccattcatttctatgggactgccgaaaatagccaagcagcaagctccattcacctctatggggcttATGGAAATAGCCAAAGAAGTGGTCACTATTTTTGTCAGTCCCTTAGAAATTGATTGAGGGCATCTAGATATTCACAGTGCACTTCCCGgcactttgcgggctccattcTAAGGATAGGTACAGGTACCAAAGGTAGGACCCAGATCTGTCAGacattgagggcatatcctagatgagacaacccctttaaaaattaccCGTAAGTGGCTGTACAATTTATTTTAATTAACTCTCAGAAAAGAAAAATACATGATTTTTCACATAATCTCCCTGCTTTTCAATGCACTTTGTCCATCTGTCAAAAAACCTTTGTATTTcttcattaaaacatattttaagCTGAGCTGCGAGCCACAAATGCACCGCTGTCTTCACCTCTTCATTAGACATAAATCTTCATCCTTGTAGGGCCACATGATCCGCTGTCACTCGTTCATCCAACAGAATCAGTTCATGTGCATGctcaatgatatttttagtcgtgGACATGAACGGCTCCTTGTGTGACCTTCGATGAACTTCTCCATCCATTCATACGCGCCTCTTCACGACAAGCATTTTGAAATACATGAttgttaaaaatttaaaaaacagaatccccccccacaaaaaaaataatcccaattcactgcagaacagatAATAGGAAGAAGGTTTATTTCCCttcaatacaccccgtaaatggctgtagtacaatgtaacttcaccgcagaacggaaATTATGAcatatttcccttttttttccttctaatacactaaaacaatgtaaaattaaCGCACAGCAGCTAaaaggacgtacgtatatttcctactAATACACCCcgcaaatggctgtatcacacagaacttgcaccacaatcacaagcaaggtttgctggaattactgatatatcatatagtgcaaacaacctaaaagcaatttggatccgcagtcagtgcagcaaggtgtaataggattgttcctattacccaggctttaacCTCCCCTACTAAACCCTGTTCAACGTCAATGCTGTAAATGATGCCttcctattctttccctacaccttgaataatttttccctgaacttgtaaatcgtttttttagcacaatgaagtctttcctagcactgtccctagcgcctgctgacgtctctccctgcactaagtgcactggtaaatggcaaaacccaagatggctgaggctatttatagggctgtgacatcacagggctggctggctgctgattggctatgtgggtgatcccttgttctcagagttttttgctccatgtcctcacacgtgcagcagccattttaggaaaaaatgtgattcgttaccacgaaaacgtcaggaaatttggattcggcgcaaattgaattttttctgaaatttggatcaaattccatttcg
The sequence above is drawn from the Bufo bufo chromosome 11, aBufBuf1.1, whole genome shotgun sequence genome and encodes:
- the LOC120982230 gene encoding uncharacterized protein LOC120982230, with the translated sequence MGVVYILLLIQGITVEMVLYQPQNIVSVKVNRTAVITCVSSEYLDAGLKISWYHRKWGSSEAPVLVKSCYSDDDPHKYVCKNEKYKAWLEIHNVQITDSGVYYCMLTYIPYFPEFSNGTKLNVGEKSTSRSYIHILGHLQPQHPHSSLYLACVVLAAHNTVHLYWNISGTYHKGQIISREEPDGTWTVVNFISLPKDNSNHKEKVTCEVWINSSPTSVHWINSPPTSVLGKGDLYGYSPSKCQSFLRTLVIIGILLLLTLTILLTRTLNGNTQTIEIC